The following proteins come from a genomic window of Triticum aestivum cultivar Chinese Spring chromosome 6A, IWGSC CS RefSeq v2.1, whole genome shotgun sequence:
- the LOC123128997 gene encoding telomere-binding protein 1, producing the protein MVFRKKSEGGSVVRRPRKPRDTTLAPVKRSARLKKKQMYALDLLATVAESLSSDEDDYSTESDQDGAEASHNSYRIAVKSEQFDEAPQLNSTALENDCSRGYTVGCDGICASLGQTSIRKTEDLSTQNVADTVEGSLIEKADADNLLTQNIADAAAEPLIEKKPDVFAEGSLVSCTKPSLLDCGLGTIPEYGTIGVCHPCFPTSADVKQVHQATPAIIRSLVDGNAAALHGLVDTMDLDVKPSVLNSESSSGVHLGGHDNGHKASPLYPVQVQHAADIDNDEKSTRCVLPSTSGSKGGYLSYKGDCRTRRLLSTRMRKAARNKMCGELPNKGSKFCGKKISATRRRAQMQRMLKTKKVVECYSAQPSDEGVLTETSGTSCSRGGQDPTCASESSQRKPCASEGCNVKFIIKSFNIPELSIEVPENSTVGSLKRIVMDAVTSKIEGSLSVSVLLQGKIIQDDNKTLHQAGICHGAKPDSIGFTLECEAKQDSRPSGLAPEEMDSAGPSVVNPLSKIKFEQPFISCTLGDYPYEGAAQVRSEICQAIVPYGTSNPDALAIVPVVPRSRQRDFGQRRKRRPFSVAEVELLVEAVELLGFGRWKNVKNHAFRDNEERTYVDLKDKWKNLVHTASIPPQLRRGRAIPPQDLLDRVLAAQAYWTVHHAKRDEEEGRD; encoded by the exons ATGGTGTTCCGGAAGAAGTCCGAGGGAGGATCCGTCGTCCGGCGACCTCGCAAGCCACGGGACACGACTCTGGCTCCG GTGAAGCGCTCCGCGAGGTTAAAGAAAAAGCAGATGTATGCTCTTGATCTGCTCGCCACAGTTGCAGAATCCTTGTCCTCAGATGAGGATGATTATTCCACCGAAAGCGACCAAGATGGAGCGGAAGCAAGTCATAATTCATACAGAATAGCTGTTAAATCAGAACAATTTGATGAAGCCCCGCAGCTCAATAGCACAGCATTGGAGAATGATTGCTCCAGAGGATATACAGTGGGCTGTGATGGTATCTGTGCCTCTCTTGGACAAACTAGCATACGCAAGACAGAGGACTTATCGACCCAGAATGTTGCTGATACAGTAGAGGGGTCACTGATAGAAAAGGCAGATGCAGACAACTTATTGACCCAAAACATTGCTGATGCAGCAGCAGAGCCACTGATAGAAAAGAAGCCAGATGTGTTTGCTGAGGGCTCATTGGTTAGTTGTACAAAACCATCTCTGTTGGATTGTGGTCTTGGCACAATTCCAGAGTATGGAACTATTGGAGTATGCCATCCTTGTTTCCCGACATCAGCAGACGTTAAACAAGTGCATCAAGCCACACCTGCAATAATCAGAAGTCTGGTAGATGGCAATGCCGCAGCTCTGCATGGTTTGGTTGACACCATGGATCTGGATGTCAAACCTTCTGTGCTTAATTCTGAGAGTAGCTCAGGAGTGCACTTGGGTGGCCATGACAATGGCCATAAGGCTTCTCCACTCTATCCGGTTCAAGTGCAGCATGCTGCAGATATAGATAATGATGAAAAATCCACCAGGTGTGTGCTTCCAAGCACCTCAGGAAGCAAGGGTGGTTATTTGTCATATAAAGGTGACTGTAGAACAAGGAGATTGTTGTCCACCAGGATGAGGAAGGCAGCTCGTAATAAGATGTGTGGAGAGCTGCCCAATAAAG GTAGCAAGTTCTGTGGAAAGAAGATATCCGCTACACGTCGAAGGGCGCAGATGCAACGAATGCTCAAGACAAAAAAAGTAGTTGAATGCTACTCTGCACAGCCATCTGATGAAGGGGTCCTAACTGaaa CCAGTGGGACATCATGCTCCAGGGGAGGTCAGGATCCAACTTGTGCTTCTGAGTCCAGTCAAAGAAAGCCATGTGCTTCTGAGGGCTGTAATG TCAAGTTCATCATCAAGTCTTTCAACATTCCTGAGCTATCAATTGAGGTCCCTGAAAATTCAACAGTTGGTTCATTGAAG AGAATTGTAATGGATGCTGTTACTAGTAAAATTGAAGGCAGCCTCAGTGTCAGTGTGCTACTTCAAGGGAAGATCATTCAAGATGACAATAAGACGCTTCATCAGGCTGGGATTTGCCACGGGGCAAAACCAGATAGCATAGGCTTCACACTGGAATGTGAAGCTAAGCAAGATTCTCGTCCTTCAGGACTAGCACCTGAAGAGATGGACTCCGCTGGTCCATCTGTTGTGAATCCGTTGTCGAA GATAAAGTTTGAACAGCCTTTTATAAGCTGCACTCTGGGTGATTATCCCTATGAAGGGGCTGCGCAAGTCAGGTCAGAAATCTGCCAAGCGATCGTCCCCTATGGGACTTCAAACCCAGACGCGCTGGCCATCGTGCCAGTTGTTCCCAGGTCAAGGCAGAGGGACTTCGGGCAAAGGCGTAAGCGCAGGCCCTTCTCCGTTGCTGAGGTGGAGTTGCTGGTGGAAGCTGTGGAGCTGCTTGGTTTCGGCAG GTGGAAAAACGTCAAGAACCATGCGTTTCGCGACAATGAGGAGAGGACCTACGTCGACCTCAAG GACAAGTGGAAGAACCTGGTGCACACGGCGAGCATCCCCCCGCAGCTCCGGCGGGGGAGGGCGATCCCGCCGCAGGACCTCCTGGACCGCGTGCTGGCGGCGCAGGCCTACTGGACCGTGCACCACGCCaagcgcgacgaggaggaaggCAGAGACTAG